A genomic segment from Toxotes jaculatrix isolate fToxJac2 chromosome 6, fToxJac2.pri, whole genome shotgun sequence encodes:
- the LOC121183212 gene encoding claudin-18-like: MAATLCQVMGFLLSLLGVAGIIAATGMDQWATEDLFDNPVTAVYSYSGLWRSCVRQSSGFTECRPYFTILGLPALLQAVRALMIVGIVLGAIGCLIAIFALKCLKMGNMEDNIKATMTLTAGIMFLLAGVCGIAGVSAFANLIVQSFRFTTYADGGFSMYGGASVGGLTGALTPRYTFGPALFVGWIGAAILVIGGIMMCLACRGMNPDRKQRYDGMAYKAASHHTIYKSDIRPARPAYNDSYKAQSVDGRQSNQRFDYV; the protein is encoded by the exons ATGGCAGCCACTCTCTGTCAGGTGATGGGCTTTCTCCTGAGTTTGTTAGGGGTGGCGGGAATAATCGCTGCTACAGGGATGGACCAGTGGGCGACGGAAGACCTCTTCGACAACCCCGTGACGGCCGTGTACTCGTATTCAGGCCTGTGGAGGTCATGTGTCCGGCAGAGCTCCGGCTTCACAGAGTGCCGACCTTATTTCACCATTCTGGGACTGCCag ctctgctcCAAGCCGTCCGAGCCCTGATGATCGTTGGTATTGTTCTTGGAGCCATCGGCTGCCTGATCGCCATATTTGCGCTGAAGTGCTTGAAAATGGGGAACATGGAGGACAACATCAAAGCCACGATGACTCTGACGGCCGGGATCATGTTTCTTCTTGCAG GTGTCTGTGGCATTGCTGGGGTGTCAGCCTTTGCTAACTTGATTGTGCAAAGTTTCCGGTTCACGACGTATGCCGATGGTGGCTTCAGCATGTATGGAGGAGCGAGTGTCGGTGGACTCACAGGAGCTCTGACTCCAAG GTATACTTTTGGCCCCGCTCTCTTTGTGGGCTGGATCGGTGCAGCTATCTTGGTCATTGGCGGCATCATGATGTGCCTGGCCTGCCGTGGCATGAATCCAGACAGGAAGCAACG GTACGATGGGATGGCCTACAAAGCTGCCTCTCACCACACTATCTACAAGTCGGACATCAGACCTGCACGTCCAGCCTACAATGATTCCTACAAGGCTCAGAGTGTGGATGGAAGGCAGTCGAACCAGAGATTTGACTATGTGTAG
- the lmo4b gene encoding LIM domain transcription factor LMO4b isoform X2, whose product MGLLRIMMPPKIQLLAVLAFGVAMLFIENQIQNLEESRAKLERVIARHEVAEVEQRHNEDVGRELSPVAEKDDTVIIYNRVPKTASTSFTNIAYDLCGKNRFHVLHINTTKNNPVMSLQDQVRFVRNVSSWREMKPGFYHGHVAYLDFSKYGVRSKPLYINVVRDPIERLVSYYYFLRFGDDYRPGLRRRKQGDKKTFDECVSSGGSDCAPEKLWLQIPFFCGHHSECWNAGSRWALEQAKYNLVNEYLLVGVTEELEDFIMILEAALPHFFKGATELYRTGKKSHLRKTTEKKPPTKETIAKLQQSDIWKIENEFYEFALEQFQFVRAHAVREKDGELYVLAQSFFYEKIYPKVN is encoded by the exons ATGGGGCTTTTAAGGATCATGATGCCGCCCAAGATCCAGCTTTTGGCTGTTTTGGCGTTTGGAGTGGCGATGCTGTTTATTGAGAACCAGATCCAGAATCTGGAGGAGTCACGAGCCAAACTCG aaCGCGTCATTGCCAGACACGAGGTAGCTGAGGTAGAGCAGCGTCACAACGAGGACGTCGGGCGGGAATTATCACCAGTGGCAGAAAAAGACGACACGGTCATCATCTACAACAGAGTGCCCAAGACTGCCAGCACATCCTTCACTAACATTGCCTACGACCTGTGCGGGAAAAATCGTTTCCATGTCCTGCACATCAACACAACCAAAAACAACCCTGTCATGTCTTTACAAGACCAG GTGCGCTTCGTCAGGAACGTCAGCTCGTGGAGAGAGATGAAGCCCGGCTTCTACCACGGACATGTAGCTTATCTGGACTTCTCTAA ATATGGTGTGAGGAGTAAGCCGCTGTACATAAATGTGGTGCGAGACCCCATAGAGCGGCTGGTGTCCTACTACTACTTCCTGCGTTTTGGAGACGACTACAGACCTGGGCTTCGACGAAGAAAGCAAGGCGACAAAAAG ACCTTTGATGAGTGTGTGTCGTCCGGGGGGTCTGACTGTGCTCCTGAGAAACTCTGGCTGCAGATCCCCTTCTTCTGTGGCCACCATTCAGAGTGCTG GAATGCAGGCAGTAGATGGGCCCTGGAACAGGCCAAATACAACCTGGTGAACGAGTACCTGCTGGTCGGAGTCactgaggagctggaggacttCATCATGATCCTGGAAGCTGCGCTGCCACACTTTTTCAAGGGAGCCACAGAGCTCTACAGGACAG GAAAGAAGTCTCATTTGAGAAAGACCACTGAGAAGAAGCCTCCCACCAAAGAGACAATAGCCAAGCTACAGCAGTCTGACATCTGGAAAATCGAAAACGAGTTTTACGAGTTTGCACTTGAACAGTTTCAGTTTGTGCGTGCCCACGCTGTCAGGGAAAAGGACGGGGAACTTTATGTCCTGGCCCAGAGCTTCTTCTATGAAAAGATCTACCCCAAAGTGAACTGA